The Coffea arabica cultivar ET-39 chromosome 8e, Coffea Arabica ET-39 HiFi, whole genome shotgun sequence genome window below encodes:
- the LOC113703254 gene encoding uncharacterized protein, translating into MSSPDSKSVFPEITEESSVPELMAFVRSSFRQEDFHEVERLLVGREEKMEMELRNLKRDYEEMKKKCQSLEAQNLELEEKLKKRRIECQELRQQLASLEIEKSVAEDMVTLRDAQLMGLTSRVSNLEEAVARLLRVPVAIIRSGALLAQERTQVQVSANGVGLPVYDGHNRGMNIENLRNGNLKNGDLQNRNLQNGAVNHVGSENGEFHLENLHKELGVNFENRQTMDSFLNSQLQFARIISGTQFSDLPKEETAASDHDNAEASSGAQLTFDCAEVENVASDKKEESNGSPDTDLNGKELLQSNARTMNGHDVVLCSTDVQAACDAPEVGTESIHPEEENKTLLAAALTNTDNGCDNQMGGPKQLVIETDSSNQAAASCIPVSEAPGSPIVIEISDSDEENLPAGSTHFFTTCASDINSTGKKLPFINIGKGACFMKTEEEDGTGSMEDCDIYQMPKRKRSMIETSDTNFMVAKRKKEENGQLLRDENGSLGSDSSVKLDCKSAGLEPLLPSVQNRLGEVRRGGSVQIGLKKSLFDDNDYSSDCTSSDSESESCLEAYVDKMVAIAKGYRLKTWNFAADMLSDLEKDDELCMNAVCALYRKKNSAEKSPMKSSVLADPGFSYCDAMSVTQLAEFLIDGDPEFKLKRTVSDAQQKDPKVLSKCKDLAIQYYEKLFELYQNGQDPFFHPKF; encoded by the exons ATGAGTTCTCCAGACTCGAAGTCGGTGTTTCCTGAAATCACCGAGGAGTCATCAGTGCCTGAGCTGATGGCGTTTGTGCGGTCGTCTTTTCGCCAAGAGGATTTTCATGAGGTGGAGAGGTTGCTGGTAGGTCGAGAGGAGAAGATGGAGATGGAGCTGAGAAATCTGAAGAGGGACTATGAGGAGATGAAGAAAAAGTGTCAGTCGCTGGAGGCTCAGAATTTGGAGCTTGAGGAGAAACTGAAGAAACGCAGGATTGAATGTCAGGAGTTGAGGCAGCAGCTGGCTAGCCTAGAAATTGAGAAAAGCGTAGCTGAGGACATGGTTACGCTGCGTGATGCTCAGCTGATGGGCTTGACTAGTAGAGTATCCAACTTGGAGGAGGCTGTTGCTCGGTTATTGAGAGTTCCTGTCGCGATCATAAGGAGCGGTGCtcttcttgctcaagaaaggaCGCAAGTCCAGGTTTCAGCAAATGGGGTGGGCCTTCCTGTTTATGACGGTCATAACAGGGGCATGAATATAGAGAATTTGCGGAACGGAAATTTGAAGAACGGAGATTTGCAGAACAGAAATTTGCAGAATGGAGCTGTCAATCACGTGGGCAGTGAAAATGGAGAATTTCATCTCGAGAATTTGCACAAGGAATTAGGCGTTAATTTTGAGAATCGCCAGACTATGGACTCTTTTCTGAATAGTCAGCTACAGTTTGCTCGCATCATAAGTGGTACTCAATTCTCTGACTTGCCGAAGGAAG AGACTGCAGCAAGTGACCATGACAATGCTGAGGCTTCTTCTGGTGCACAATTAACTTTTGATTGTGCTGAAGTTGAAAATGTTGCTTCTGACAAAAAGGAGGAGAGTAATGGATCTCCAGACACAG ATCTCAATGGCAAGGAGTTGTTGCAAAGTAATGCGAGGACAATGAATGGACATGATGTGGTTCTGTGTTCTACTGATGTACAAGCTGCTTGTGATGCTCCTGAAGTTGGAACAGAAAGTATTCACccagaagaagaaaataaaactttGTTGGCAGCAG CTTTAACCAATACAGATAATGGTTGTGATAATCAAATGGGTGGTCCAAAACAATTGGTGATTGAAACTGATAGCTCCAATCAGGCAGCTGCTTCATGCATTCCAGTTAGTGAGGCACCTGGATCTCCCATTGTTATTGAAATTAGTGATAGTGATGAAGAAAATCTTCCTGCTGGGTCTACACATTTCTTTACTACTTGTGCTTCAGACATCAACTCAACTGGAAAGAAGTTGCCTTTCATTAATATTGGGAAAGGTGCATGCTTTATGAAAACAGAGGAAGAGGATGGAACTGGTTCCATGGAAGATTGTGATATTTATCAGatgccaaaaagaaaaagaagcatgATTGAGACTAGTGACACTAACTTTATGGTGGCtaagaggaagaaagaagaaaatgggCAGTTGCTTCGTGATGAAAATGGTTCCCTTGGTAGTGACAGCTCAGTGAAGCTTGACTGCAAATCCGCTGGTCTTGAACCTCTTTTGCCTTCTGTTCAAAATCGCTTAGGAGAAGTAAGGAGAGGTGGCAGTGTCCAAATTGGTCTGAAAAAATCACTCTTTGATGATAATGATTACTCGAGTGATTGTACTTCTAGTGATTCAGAGAGCGAATCTTGTCTGGAAGCTTATGTGGATAAAATGGTTGCAATTGCTAAAGGATACAGGCTGAAGACATGGAATTTTGCGGCAGACATGCTTTCAGATCTTGAGAAGGATGATGAACTCTGCATGAATGCAGTTTGTGCTCTCTATCGGAAGAAAAATTCTGCAGAGAAATCCCCCATGAAATCATCAGTTCTTGCAGATCCAGGTTTTTCCTATTGTGATGCAATGAG
- the LOC113703936 gene encoding uncharacterized protein, which yields MGSMKESDPSLGYLTHKETEVKLPRPTRVKNKTPAPIQITAEQILREARERQEAEIRPPKQKITDPSELADYRLRKRKEFEDLIRRVRWNKSVWVKYAKWEESQNDFNRARSVWERALEVDYRDHTMWLKYAEVEMKNKFVNHARNVWDRAVTLLPRVDQLWYKYIHMEEMLGNVAGARQIFERWMSWQPDQQGWLSYIKFELRYNEVERARAIFERFVVCHPKVNAWIRFAKFEMKNGEIARARNCYERAVDKLADDEEAEVLFVAFAEFEEKCKEVERARCIYKFALDHIPKGRAEDLYRKFVAFEKQYGDREGIEDAIVGKRRFQYEDEVRKNPLNYDAWFDYIRLEESVGIKERVRDVYERAIANLPPAEEKRYWQRYIYLWINYALYEELDAQDMERTREVYKLCLKVIPHEKFSFAKIWLLAAQFEIRQLNLQGARLTLGAAIGKAPKDKIFKKYIEIELQLGNIDRCRTLYEKYLEWSPENCYAWSKYAELERSLAETERARSIFELAIDQPALDMPELLWKAYIDFEISEGEFERTRALYERLLNRTKHLKVWLSYAKFETSAMEEVEEDLEQKEKCIQRARGVFERALSYFRTSAPELKEERAMLLEEWLNLESSYGELGNVDLVRVKLPKKLKKRRQIETEDGPSGYEEYIDYLFPEETQTTNLKILEAAYKWKKQKTSHDED from the exons ATGGGTTCTATGAAAGAATCCGACCCTTCGTTGGGCTACCTAACCCACAAAGAAACGGAGGTGAAGCTCCCCAGGCCAACTCGGGTCAAGAACAAAACTCCGGCGCCAATCCAAATTACTGCCGAGCAAATCCTTCGAGAAGCCCGAGAACGCCAAGAAGCTGAAATACGACCACCTAAACAGAAAATTACTGACCCATCCGAGCTTGCTGACTACCGTCTCCGCAAACGCAAAGAATTCGAGGATTTAATTCGGCGTGTGCGATGGAACAAAAGTGTCTGGGTCAAATACGCCAAGTGGGAAGAGTCCCAGAACGATTTTAACCGTGCCCGGTCCGTGTGGGAACGGGCCCTCGAAGTGGATTATCGAGACCACACTATGTGGTTGAAGTATGCTGAAGTTGAAATGAAGAATAAGTTCGTTAATCATGCTAGGAATGTTTGGGACCGGGCAGTTACACTCTTGCCCCGGGTTGATCAGCTGTGGTATAAGTACATTCATATGGAGGAGATGCTCGGCAATGTTGCTGGGGCGcggcaaatttttgaaagatgGATGAGTTGGCAACCGGACCAACAAGGATGGTTGTCGTACATTAAGTTTGAGTTGAGGTATAATGAGGTTGAGAGGGCGCGGGCAATCTTTGAGAGGTTTGTAGTATGTCATCCTAAAGTGAATGCTTGGATTAGGTTTGCTAAGTTTGAGATGAAAAATGGGGAGATTGCTCGCGCTAGAAACTGTTATGAGAGGGCTGTGGATAAGTTGGCCGATGATGAGGAGGCCGAGGTATTGTTTGTAGCATTTGCTGAGTTTGAAGAGAAGTGTAAAGAGGTGGAGAGGGCTAGGTGTATTTACAAGTTTGCACTGGATCATATTCCGAAGGGTAGGGCTGAGGATTTGTATAGAAAGTTTGTAGCTTTTGAGAAGCAGTATGGAGATAGGGAGGGGATTGAGGACGCCATCGTGGGAAAGAGGAGGTTTCAGTATGAGGATGAAGTTCGGAAAAATCCATTGAATTATGATGCTTGGTTTGACTATATACGATTGGAAGAGAGTGTTGGGATAAAAGAGAGAGTTAGAGATGTGTATGAGCGAGCCATTGCTAACCTCCCTCCAGCTGAGGAGAAGCGGTATTGGCAGAGATATATTTACTTGTG GATCAACTATGCTTTGTACGAGGAGCTTGATGCTCAGGACATGGAGCGTACAAGAGAAGTTTACAA GTTGTGCCTCAAGGTCATTCCTCACGAGAAGTTTTCATTTGCAAAAATTTGGTTGTTAGCAGCACAGTTTGAAATCCGACAGCTAAATCTCCAAGGTGCTCGATTAACCCTTGGAGCAGCAATTGGGAAGGCTCCAAAAGATAAG atttttaaaaaatacatcGAAATAGAGCTGCAACTGGGTAATATAGACCGTTGCCGTACACTGTATGAAAAGTACCTTGAATGGTCACCAGAGAACTGCTATGCGTGGAGCAAGTATGCAGAACTGGAAAGATCTTTGGCTGAAACAGAGCGAGCAAGATCTATTTTTGAGCTTGCAATTGACCAACCTGCGTTAGACATGCCAGAGTTATTGTGGAAG GCATACATTGACTTTGAAATATCGGAGGGTGAATTTGAAAGGACTAGAGCTCTCTATGAGAGGCTCCTAAATCGTACAAAACATTTGAAAGTCTGGTTAAGTTATGCTAAGTTTGAGACATCTGCTATGGAAGAGGTAGAAGAAGATCTTGAACAGAAGGAAAAATGCATCCAGCGAGCAAGAG GGGTTTTTGAAAGAGCACTTAGTTACTTTAGAACATCCGCTCCTGAACTAAAAGAGGAAAGGGCAATGCTGCTTGAAGAGTGGTTGAACTTGGAGAGCAGTTACGGGGAGCTTGGCAACGTTGATTTGGTCCGCGTTAAACTGCCAAAGAAACTCAAGAAGAGAAGGCAGATAGAAACCGAGGATGGTCCATCTGG GTATGAGGAGTACATTGACTACCTCTTCCCTGAAGAAACACAGACCACAAATCTCAAAATTCTGGAAGCCGCATACAAGTGGAAGAAGCAAAAGACGAGTCATGATGAAGATTAA